A stretch of the Malus domestica chromosome 08, GDT2T_hap1 genome encodes the following:
- the LOC139198040 gene encoding uncharacterized mitochondrial protein AtMg00810-like: MRVHKELTFWTPAELEEIAAHLKSEFEMKDLGKTQYCFSLEIEHCSDEILVHQSNYTQKVLRHFNKDKAKPLSTPMVVRTLDVKRDPFRPKNDEEEILEPEVSYLSAIGALLYLAQ, from the coding sequence atgcgtgttcataaagaaCTCACATTCTGGACTCccgcagagcttgaggaaattgccgcacacttgaaatcggaatttgagatgaaggatcttgggaaaactcaatACTGTTTCAgcctggagatcgagcattgttctgatgaaatcttagtacatcaatcgaactacactcAAAAGGTGTTGCGTCATTTTAataaggataaagcgaagcctttgAGTACACCCATGGTTGTTCGAACTCTAGATgttaaacgagatcccttccgtccaaagAATGATGAAGAAGAGATTTTagaacccgaagtttcttacctaagtgcaattggggctttattgtacttggctcagtgA